Proteins from one Bacteroides mediterraneensis genomic window:
- a CDS encoding efflux RND transporter permease subunit, whose translation MLNKIIRFSLQNRLLVLVAAILLLIGGTYTAFHTEVDVFPDLNAPTVVVMTEANGMAAEEVEQLVTFPIETAVNGATNVRRVRSSSTTGFSVVWVEFEWDTDIYLARQIVSEKLAAVSESLPDNVGKPTLGPQSSILGELLIVGLTADSTSMQDLRTLADWTIRPRLLSTGGVAQVAVLGGDIKEYQILIHPDRMRHYGVTLGEVMAVSRNMNQNTNGGVIYEYGNEYIVRGVLSTDDVHKLGRAVIKTTAEGAPVTLEDVADVRIGSQQPKLGVASEKGKPAVLLTVTKQPNTGTIALTEQLEKALADLQKNLPKDVKISTDVFRQSRFIESSISNVQESLYEGAIFVVIVLFLFLANTRTTIISLITLPLSLVVAILVLHYMGLSINTMSLGGMAIAIGSLVDDAIVDVENVWKHLRENKMLPPEERKPVREVVFNASREVRMPILNSTLIIIVSFIPLFFLTGMEGRMLVPLGIAFIVSLFASTVVALTLTPVLCSYLLGGKSKGDGLPKEAFLAVWLKKYYERALLWSLEHKKTVLGGTVAVFVVALGIFFTLGHSFLPSFNEGSFTINVSSLPGISLEESDKIGRQAEEILLSIPEIQTVARKTGRAELDEHALGVNVSEIEAPFELKDRSHAELLADVRQKLSVITGANIEIGQPISHRIDAMLSGTQASIAIKLFGDDLNRMFALGNQIKAAISDVEGVADLNVEQQIERPELKIVPKREMLAKYGISLPQFSEFVQVNMAGEVVSQVYEKGKTFNLVVRADEADRGEMDRVKDLMIDDAQGRKIPLSYVADVVSSMGPNTINRENVKRKIVISANTSGRDLRSVVNDIQRRVDEKITLPEGYHIEYGGQFESEQAASRTLLLTSLMSIVVIFLLLYMQFHDAAESGVILLNLPLALIGGVFALWLTTGEVSIPAIIGFISLFGIATRNGMLLVTHYNLLREEQHLDVRESIVHGSLDRLNPILMTALSSALALIPLALRGDLPGNEIQSPMAKVILGGLLTSTFLNAFVIPIVYELMNRKKTTKRTEA comes from the coding sequence ATGTTGAACAAGATTATACGATTTTCCTTACAGAACCGCTTGTTGGTGCTGGTGGCAGCGATATTGCTGCTGATAGGAGGAACCTATACAGCCTTCCACACCGAAGTGGATGTGTTTCCCGACCTGAATGCCCCGACGGTGGTGGTGATGACCGAGGCCAACGGCATGGCGGCAGAGGAAGTGGAACAGCTGGTCACTTTCCCTATTGAGACGGCCGTGAATGGAGCGACCAATGTACGACGGGTTCGTTCTTCCTCCACCACGGGCTTTTCAGTAGTTTGGGTCGAGTTTGAATGGGATACTGATATCTATCTGGCCCGTCAGATTGTGTCTGAGAAACTGGCTGCAGTGAGCGAGTCTTTGCCGGACAATGTGGGGAAGCCTACGCTGGGACCGCAGTCGTCTATTCTAGGCGAATTGCTGATTGTGGGCCTGACCGCCGATTCTACTTCCATGCAGGATTTGCGTACGCTGGCCGATTGGACCATCCGTCCGCGTCTGTTGTCCACCGGAGGTGTGGCACAGGTGGCCGTACTGGGGGGAGACATCAAGGAATACCAGATTCTGATTCATCCCGACCGGATGCGTCATTATGGGGTGACTCTGGGAGAGGTGATGGCCGTGTCGCGCAACATGAACCAGAATACCAACGGAGGTGTCATCTATGAATATGGCAACGAGTACATTGTGCGGGGAGTGCTTTCTACGGACGATGTGCATAAGCTGGGTCGGGCTGTCATCAAGACCACGGCAGAGGGAGCTCCCGTTACCTTGGAAGATGTGGCCGATGTGCGCATCGGTTCGCAGCAGCCCAAGCTGGGAGTGGCTTCCGAAAAGGGAAAGCCAGCCGTATTGCTCACGGTAACGAAACAGCCCAACACGGGTACGATTGCCTTGACGGAACAGCTGGAGAAGGCCTTGGCCGACTTGCAGAAGAACCTGCCGAAGGATGTGAAAATCTCTACCGATGTGTTCCGCCAGTCGCGCTTCATCGAAAGCTCCATCAGCAACGTACAGGAATCGCTGTATGAAGGTGCCATCTTTGTGGTCATCGTGCTCTTCCTGTTCCTGGCCAATACACGGACTACCATTATTTCATTGATTACCCTTCCTCTTTCCCTGGTGGTGGCCATTCTAGTACTGCACTACATGGGGCTGAGTATCAATACCATGAGTCTGGGAGGTATGGCCATCGCCATCGGTTCGCTGGTGGATGATGCCATTGTCGATGTGGAAAACGTGTGGAAGCACCTGCGGGAAAACAAGATGCTCCCGCCGGAAGAACGCAAGCCGGTACGCGAGGTGGTGTTCAATGCCTCGCGCGAGGTACGCATGCCGATTTTGAACTCCACACTGATTATCATTGTGAGCTTTATTCCGCTTTTCTTCCTGACCGGGATGGAAGGCCGTATGCTGGTGCCGCTGGGCATTGCCTTCATCGTGTCTTTGTTTGCTTCTACGGTGGTGGCGCTGACCCTGACTCCGGTGTTGTGCAGTTACCTGTTAGGGGGAAAGTCAAAAGGAGACGGCCTGCCGAAAGAAGCCTTCTTGGCGGTATGGCTGAAGAAATATTACGAACGGGCCTTGCTTTGGTCGCTGGAGCACAAGAAGACGGTGCTGGGAGGTACGGTTGCCGTGTTCGTGGTGGCTTTGGGCATCTTCTTTACGTTGGGCCACAGCTTCCTGCCGTCGTTCAACGAAGGGTCGTTTACCATTAATGTCAGCTCCCTGCCGGGTATTTCGTTGGAAGAATCCGACAAGATTGGGCGTCAGGCCGAGGAAATTCTGCTCTCCATTCCAGAGATACAGACCGTAGCCCGCAAGACAGGACGTGCGGAACTGGATGAGCATGCGCTGGGCGTGAACGTGTCCGAGATAGAAGCACCTTTCGAGCTGAAGGACCGTTCGCATGCCGAACTGCTGGCGGATGTCCGTCAGAAACTGTCGGTCATCACGGGGGCCAACATTGAAATCGGACAGCCCATCAGCCACCGTATCGACGCCATGTTGAGTGGTACGCAGGCCAGCATTGCCATCAAGCTGTTCGGAGATGACCTGAACCGGATGTTTGCCTTGGGCAATCAGATAAAGGCGGCCATCAGTGACGTGGAAGGTGTGGCCGACCTGAACGTGGAGCAGCAGATTGAGCGTCCGGAACTGAAGATTGTACCCAAGCGGGAGATGCTGGCCAAGTATGGCATCTCGTTGCCGCAGTTCAGTGAGTTCGTGCAGGTGAATATGGCCGGCGAGGTCGTGTCGCAGGTGTATGAAAAGGGAAAGACCTTCAACCTGGTGGTGCGTGCGGATGAGGCCGACCGGGGTGAGATGGACCGTGTGAAAGACCTGATGATTGACGATGCGCAGGGGCGGAAGATTCCGTTGTCGTACGTGGCCGATGTGGTGTCTTCCATGGGACCGAACACCATTAACCGGGAAAACGTGAAACGGAAAATCGTGATTTCGGCCAATACCAGCGGGCGCGACTTGCGCAGCGTGGTGAATGACATCCAGCGTCGGGTGGACGAGAAGATTACGTTGCCCGAAGGCTATCACATCGAATACGGCGGACAGTTTGAAAGCGAGCAGGCCGCCAGCCGTACCTTGCTGCTGACTTCCCTGATGAGCATAGTGGTCATTTTCCTGTTGCTGTACATGCAGTTCCACGATGCCGCCGAGAGCGGGGTGATTCTGTTGAACTTGCCGCTGGCCCTGATTGGCGGTGTGTTTGCCCTGTGGCTGACCACGGGTGAAGTCAGTATTCCGGCCATCATCGGATTTATCTCCTTGTTCGGTATTGCCACCCGCAACGGTATGTTGCTGGTCACCCACTACAACCTGTTGCGTGAAGAGCAACACCTGGATGTGCGCGAAAGTATCGTACATGGTTCGCTCGACCGTCTGAACCCGATTCTGATGACCGCCCTTTCGTCTGCCCTGGCCCTGATTCCGCTGGCCTTGCGCGGTGATTTGCCGGGCAATGAGATTCAGAGTCCGATGGCCAAGGTCATCCTGGGAGGCTTGCTGACCTCCACTTTCCTGAATGCCTTTGTCATTCCTATTGTGTATGAGTTAATGAACCGGAAGAAAACGACTAAAAGAACAGAAGCATGA
- a CDS encoding TolC family protein, protein MKKFGWILLAGLAFSGGLQAQKIEEVLQSVEQHNKELQASAHSMEAAKMEVQTRNNLEDPSVEYSPFYASNVDGMASSELVVTQGFDFPTLYAARNRSGKSQKNVLDRQQQVLRRDILLQAKNLCLDLIRLNQEQQLLAERMKNADALLELFEKRLKEGDANALEVNKIKMERMKVQTEVAQNNAAHRTALQQLLAMNGNMPLEFAETDYPKVEAIRDYQTLYNEVMQSDADLQVAEATVQAASEEVKVNKQNWLPKLEVGYRRNTSVGEKSNGFLVGGSFPLFSNRKKLKIAKAQALSANLQRDNARLQVEAKVQSQFNEMQQLREAMQAYDVPLMHHTLRLLYDAVTAGQLSIIDFYVEADNVYGNLQSYMTLENQYQKLMADIYKNRL, encoded by the coding sequence ATGAAAAAATTTGGATGGATATTGCTTGCGGGCCTGGCTTTTTCCGGCGGGCTGCAGGCACAGAAAATAGAAGAGGTGTTGCAATCCGTAGAGCAGCACAACAAGGAACTTCAGGCCAGTGCGCACAGCATGGAGGCGGCCAAGATGGAAGTGCAGACACGGAATAATCTGGAAGACCCCAGCGTGGAGTACAGTCCGTTTTATGCAAGCAATGTGGACGGCATGGCCAGTTCGGAACTGGTGGTGACGCAGGGATTTGATTTCCCCACGCTGTATGCGGCACGCAACCGTTCCGGAAAATCGCAGAAAAACGTGCTGGACCGTCAGCAGCAGGTGCTCCGTCGCGACATTCTGCTGCAAGCCAAGAACCTGTGTCTGGACCTGATTCGGCTGAACCAGGAACAGCAGTTGCTGGCCGAGCGGATGAAGAATGCCGATGCCCTGTTGGAGTTGTTCGAAAAACGCCTGAAAGAGGGGGATGCCAATGCCCTGGAAGTGAATAAAATCAAGATGGAACGCATGAAGGTGCAGACCGAAGTGGCTCAGAACAATGCCGCACACCGTACGGCCTTGCAGCAGTTGCTGGCCATGAACGGTAATATGCCATTGGAATTTGCGGAAACGGATTACCCGAAGGTTGAAGCTATCCGGGATTATCAGACGTTGTATAACGAAGTGATGCAGTCGGATGCCGATTTGCAGGTCGCTGAGGCAACCGTTCAGGCCGCTTCGGAAGAAGTGAAGGTAAACAAGCAGAACTGGTTGCCGAAACTGGAAGTGGGCTACCGGCGGAATACCTCGGTGGGAGAGAAAAGCAACGGCTTCCTGGTAGGAGGCAGTTTCCCTTTGTTTTCCAACCGTAAGAAACTGAAAATTGCGAAAGCCCAGGCGTTGAGTGCCAACTTGCAGCGCGACAATGCCCGCCTGCAGGTGGAAGCCAAGGTACAGAGCCAGTTCAACGAGATGCAGCAGTTGCGTGAGGCGATGCAGGCCTACGATGTGCCTTTGATGCACCACACCCTCCGTCTGCTCTACGATGCCGTCACGGCAGGCCAGTTGTCCATCATCGACTTTTATGTGGAGGCCGACAACGTATATGGCAACCTGCAAAGCTACATGACGCTGGAGAACCAGTACCAGAAGCTCATGGCCGACATCTATAAGAACCGTCTGTAA
- a CDS encoding catalase: protein MEKKKLTSASGAPVADNQNVATAGRRGPMLLQDVWFLEKLAHFDREVIPERRMHAKGSGAFGKFTVTHDITAYTKAAIFSQVGKETELFVRFSTVAGERGAADAERDIRGFAIKFYTEEGNWDLVGNNTPVFFLRDPLKFPDLNHAVKRDPRTNMRSPRNNWDFWTSLPEALHQVTITMSDRGIPASYRHMHGYGSHTFSLINAEGKRTWVKFHLHTQQGIRNLTDAEAEAIIAKDRESHQRDLYESIEKGDFPKWTMYIQLMTEEQAKACPFNPFDLTKVWSQKEYPLIEVGVLELNRNPENYFADVEQAAFNPANVVPGISFSPDRMLQGRLFSYGDTQRYRLGVNHHQIPVNRSRCPFLNMYHRDGQMRVDGNHGSTLGYEPNSYGEWQQQGEYKEPPLELDGAAYQWDYREDDADYYSQPRALFRLMTPAQQQVLFENTARAMGDIPEEIKLRHIRNCMQADENYGKGVAQALHIPLDRI, encoded by the coding sequence ATGGAAAAAAAGAAACTTACCAGTGCCTCAGGTGCACCCGTAGCCGACAACCAGAATGTGGCTACCGCAGGACGAAGAGGTCCGATGCTTTTACAAGATGTGTGGTTTCTCGAAAAACTGGCACATTTTGACCGCGAAGTGATTCCCGAACGGCGCATGCACGCCAAAGGCTCGGGAGCGTTTGGAAAATTTACTGTCACGCACGATATCACGGCCTACACCAAGGCGGCCATCTTCTCACAGGTGGGAAAAGAAACGGAACTGTTTGTCCGTTTTTCTACGGTGGCCGGTGAACGTGGGGCGGCAGATGCGGAACGTGACATCCGCGGCTTCGCCATCAAATTCTATACCGAAGAAGGAAACTGGGACTTGGTGGGAAACAACACGCCAGTGTTCTTCCTGCGCGATCCGCTGAAATTCCCCGACTTGAACCACGCAGTGAAACGGGACCCGCGCACCAACATGCGCAGCCCGCGCAACAACTGGGATTTCTGGACCTCACTGCCCGAAGCCCTGCACCAGGTGACCATCACCATGAGCGACCGCGGCATTCCGGCTTCGTACCGCCACATGCACGGCTATGGCAGCCACACGTTCTCCCTGATCAATGCGGAAGGGAAACGTACGTGGGTCAAATTCCATCTGCACACCCAGCAGGGTATCCGGAACCTGACCGATGCGGAAGCGGAAGCTATCATCGCAAAAGACCGGGAAAGCCATCAGCGCGACCTCTACGAAAGCATTGAAAAAGGTGACTTCCCGAAATGGACGATGTACATCCAGCTGATGACGGAAGAACAGGCCAAAGCATGTCCGTTCAACCCCTTCGACCTGACCAAAGTCTGGTCGCAAAAAGAATATCCGCTGATAGAGGTGGGGGTACTCGAACTGAACCGCAACCCGGAGAATTATTTTGCCGACGTGGAACAGGCGGCTTTCAATCCAGCCAACGTGGTGCCGGGTATCAGTTTCTCGCCCGACCGCATGCTGCAGGGCCGTCTCTTCTCTTACGGTGACACGCAGCGTTACCGCCTGGGTGTCAACCACCACCAGATTCCGGTGAACCGGAGCCGTTGTCCTTTCCTGAACATGTACCACCGCGACGGACAGATGCGCGTGGACGGCAACCACGGTTCGACCCTGGGTTATGAACCCAACAGCTACGGAGAATGGCAACAGCAGGGCGAATACAAGGAACCGCCTCTGGAACTGGACGGCGCGGCTTATCAGTGGGATTACCGGGAAGATGACGCAGACTACTATTCTCAGCCTCGTGCCCTGTTCCGTCTGATGACACCTGCCCAGCAACAGGTGCTCTTTGAGAATACGGCCAGAGCCATGGGAGACATTCCGGAAGAAATCAAGCTCCGCCACATCCGGAACTGCATGCAGGCAGATGAAAACTACGGTAAGGGAGTGGCCCAGGCCCTTCACATTCCGTTGGACAGAATTTAA
- a CDS encoding LysR substrate-binding domain-containing protein, with product MELRQLKYFKAACELQNFSEAARALFISQSTLSQQIKQLEDELDVLLFDRIGKRVVPTEAGLAFLPYAAKALYDAEDGKQIIRDLKGIETGVLHIGVTYSMSPLLITALGMFTKTYPKVKVDVCFATSEELLERLEANHLDFVLSFKPEGTSEGFETLSLFSSRLRFIVHRSHPLAGLSSITLKRLSETPLVLPGQGFATRKKVDELCRTHRLELTVGVEMNDVHTIIHTLRAGYWATILTQAAVRGEEDLVQIPILCADKLTSEGCLFWAQGNYRKKSALAFADFLQKAVGNGGE from the coding sequence ATGGAACTCCGTCAGTTGAAATATTTTAAAGCGGCCTGCGAATTGCAGAATTTTTCGGAGGCGGCACGTGCGTTGTTTATCTCGCAAAGTACACTTTCCCAGCAGATTAAGCAGCTGGAGGATGAATTGGACGTCTTGCTTTTCGACCGTATAGGGAAGCGGGTAGTCCCTACGGAAGCCGGACTGGCTTTTTTGCCTTATGCGGCAAAGGCTCTTTATGATGCGGAAGACGGGAAACAGATTATCCGCGACCTGAAAGGGATAGAGACAGGGGTGCTCCACATCGGGGTGACTTATAGCATGAGTCCCTTGCTGATAACCGCATTGGGAATGTTTACGAAAACCTATCCGAAGGTCAAGGTGGATGTCTGTTTTGCCACTTCGGAAGAACTCCTGGAAAGATTGGAAGCCAATCACCTGGATTTTGTTTTGTCCTTCAAGCCGGAAGGCACGTCGGAAGGGTTTGAAACCCTGTCGTTGTTCTCTTCCCGGCTCCGCTTTATCGTGCATCGCTCGCATCCGTTGGCCGGACTTTCTTCCATCACCCTGAAACGGTTGTCCGAAACTCCGCTGGTGCTGCCGGGGCAAGGTTTTGCCACCCGGAAAAAGGTAGACGAGCTTTGCCGGACCCATCGGCTGGAACTGACGGTGGGTGTGGAAATGAACGACGTGCATACCATTATCCATACCTTGCGTGCGGGCTATTGGGCTACCATCCTGACGCAAGCTGCCGTGCGGGGAGAGGAAGACCTGGTGCAGATTCCCATCTTGTGTGCCGACAAGCTGACCTCGGAAGGCTGTCTGTTCTGGGCGCAGGGAAACTACCGGAAAAAGTCGGCGCTGGCATTCGCCGATTTTTTGCAGAAGGCGGTCGGAAACGGGGGAGAGTAA
- the metA gene encoding homoserine O-succinyltransferase — translation MPLNLPDKLPAIELLKQENIFVIDNSRASSQDIRPLKIVVLNLMPLKITTETDLIRLLSNSPLQIEVSLMKLKSHTSKNTPVEHMKAFYRDFELMRNEKFDGMIITGAPVEHLDFEDVNYWDEVTEIFEWTRTHVTSTFYICWAAQAGLYYHYGIPKYPLDKKMFGIFEHHICKGFEHLPIFRGFDDVFYVPHSRHTEVRREDIEKCKDLQIISESPESGVHIVMARGGREFFVTGHSEYSPYTLDTEYRRDLGKGLPIEMPRNYYRDNDPEKGPLVRWRSVANLLFSNWMNYYVYQETPYDINQIK, via the coding sequence ATGCCATTAAATTTACCCGATAAACTGCCGGCAATCGAGTTGTTGAAGCAAGAGAATATTTTCGTGATAGATAATTCGCGGGCCAGCTCACAGGACATCCGTCCGTTGAAGATTGTCGTACTCAACCTCATGCCACTTAAAATAACGACAGAAACCGACTTGATTCGTTTGTTGTCCAACTCCCCTCTACAGATTGAGGTGAGCCTGATGAAGCTGAAAAGCCATACTTCAAAGAATACACCGGTGGAGCACATGAAAGCGTTCTATCGTGATTTTGAACTGATGAGAAACGAAAAGTTCGACGGAATGATTATTACCGGAGCCCCGGTGGAACACCTGGATTTTGAAGATGTCAACTACTGGGACGAGGTGACGGAGATTTTCGAATGGACCCGTACCCATGTCACCTCCACGTTCTATATCTGCTGGGCGGCACAGGCCGGCTTGTATTACCATTACGGCATCCCGAAGTATCCGTTGGACAAGAAAATGTTCGGCATCTTTGAACACCACATCTGCAAGGGCTTCGAGCATCTGCCCATCTTCCGTGGATTCGACGACGTGTTCTATGTACCTCATAGCCGTCACACCGAAGTCCGCCGGGAAGACATTGAAAAATGCAAGGACCTGCAGATTATTTCCGAGTCGCCCGAGTCGGGTGTACACATTGTGATGGCCCGTGGCGGACGCGAGTTTTTCGTGACCGGCCATTCGGAATATTCTCCTTACACGCTGGATACGGAATACCGCCGTGACCTGGGCAAAGGCCTGCCCATTGAAATGCCGCGCAATTACTACCGCGACAACGATCCGGAAAAAGGACCGCTGGTGCGCTGGCGGAGCGTGGCCAACCTGTTGTTCTCCAACTGGATGAACTATTATGTGTACCAAGAAACTCCTTACGATATCAACCAGATAAAATAA
- a CDS encoding U32 family peptidase, whose product MIRQRPIELLAPAKNLECGMEAINHGADAVYIGAPRFGARAAAGNSLEDIEALVRYAHLYRVRIYVTVNTILKEEELADTEKMIWDLYRVGVDALIVQDMGITRLNLPPIPLHASTQMDNRTPQKVKFLAEAGFRQVVLARELTLDEIAKIHAACPDTPLEVFVHGALCVSYSGQCYVSQACFGRSANRGECAQFCRLSFNMVDADGKTIARGKHLLSLKDMNQSDNLEALLDAGASSLKIEGRLKDVAYVKNVTAYYRQKLDAILKRRKEYVRASSGTVRLAFRPQLDKSFSRGFTDYFLHGRTPDIFSFHTPKSLGEEMGVVKEVRGNYFTVAGVKPFSNGDGLCYLDEQGKLHGFRVNRVENNKLYPQEMPRLRPKTKIYRNFDQEFERVMQKKSAERKMAVSMLFEENNFGFTLTLTDEDDNCISVTLPAEKTLARTPQAENLKNQLGKLGNTPFELEKLDISLSADWFVPSSALADLRRNAVEKLLEARRINYPQERVRFPKTTHAFIVGDLTYLGNVMNTKAQAFYHDHGVKRIAPAFEKEPRTDAVLMFCKHCLRYSMGWCPVHHKVKSPYKEPYYLISTDGRRFRLDFDCKVCQMKVSLDNQKSE is encoded by the coding sequence ATGATCAGACAACGTCCTATCGAACTGCTTGCCCCGGCCAAGAATCTGGAGTGCGGCATGGAAGCTATCAACCACGGGGCCGATGCGGTATATATCGGTGCCCCGCGTTTCGGCGCACGTGCCGCTGCCGGCAACTCATTGGAAGACATTGAGGCCCTGGTGCGTTATGCCCATTTGTATCGCGTACGCATCTACGTGACTGTCAATACCATCCTGAAGGAAGAGGAACTGGCAGATACCGAGAAAATGATTTGGGATTTGTACCGGGTGGGGGTGGATGCCCTCATCGTACAAGACATGGGAATCACCCGCCTGAATCTGCCCCCGATTCCGCTGCATGCCAGTACGCAGATGGACAACCGTACGCCGCAGAAAGTGAAATTTCTGGCCGAGGCCGGTTTCCGTCAAGTGGTATTGGCCCGTGAGCTGACGCTGGACGAGATTGCAAAGATTCATGCCGCCTGTCCGGATACGCCGCTGGAGGTATTCGTACACGGCGCCTTGTGCGTGAGCTACAGCGGACAGTGCTACGTGAGTCAGGCATGTTTCGGCCGTAGTGCCAACCGTGGAGAGTGTGCGCAGTTCTGCCGCCTGAGCTTCAACATGGTGGATGCGGACGGGAAAACGATTGCCCGCGGCAAGCACCTACTGTCGCTGAAAGACATGAACCAGAGCGACAACCTGGAAGCCTTGCTGGATGCGGGCGCCTCTTCGCTGAAGATTGAGGGCCGTTTGAAGGACGTGGCCTATGTGAAGAACGTGACCGCCTATTACCGTCAGAAGCTGGATGCCATCCTGAAGCGCCGGAAAGAATACGTGCGGGCTTCGTCTGGTACCGTCCGTCTGGCTTTCCGTCCGCAGCTGGACAAGAGTTTCAGCCGGGGATTTACCGATTATTTCCTGCACGGACGTACGCCGGATATTTTCTCTTTCCATACGCCGAAGTCGTTGGGCGAGGAGATGGGCGTGGTGAAAGAAGTGCGCGGCAACTATTTCACGGTGGCCGGAGTGAAACCTTTCAGCAACGGCGACGGACTCTGCTATTTGGATGAGCAAGGCAAACTGCACGGTTTCCGGGTGAACCGGGTGGAGAACAACAAACTCTATCCTCAGGAGATGCCGCGTCTGCGTCCGAAAACCAAAATCTACCGCAACTTCGACCAGGAGTTTGAACGGGTGATGCAGAAAAAGTCGGCCGAACGTAAGATGGCCGTATCCATGCTGTTCGAAGAGAACAACTTCGGGTTTACCCTGACCCTGACCGATGAAGACGATAACTGCATCAGCGTGACGCTGCCGGCAGAAAAGACACTGGCACGTACCCCTCAGGCCGAAAACCTGAAGAACCAGTTGGGCAAGCTGGGCAACACCCCGTTTGAGCTGGAGAAATTGGACATCTCCTTGTCGGCAGACTGGTTCGTACCTTCTTCTGCCTTGGCCGATTTGCGTCGCAATGCGGTGGAAAAGCTGCTGGAAGCCCGCCGCATCAACTATCCGCAGGAAAGGGTACGCTTCCCGAAAACCACGCATGCGTTTATCGTGGGCGACTTGACCTACTTGGGCAATGTGATGAATACGAAGGCACAGGCCTTCTATCACGACCACGGGGTGAAGCGCATCGCACCTGCTTTTGAGAAAGAACCACGGACCGATGCCGTGCTGATGTTCTGCAAGCATTGCCTGCGCTACAGCATGGGCTGGTGTCCGGTACATCATAAGGTGAAATCGCCCTACAAGGAACCTTACTACCTGATAAGTACGGACGGACGGCGATTCCGCCTGGATTTCGACTGTAAAGTCTGTCAGATGAAAGTGTCATTGGATAATCAGAAGTCAGAATGA